From the Thomasclavelia ramosa DSM 1402 genome, the window CAAAATTAGATGATCGAGTATTACCCGAGTATACTCGAGGTGAAGAAATTTTTAATATGGTTACTCATATTGTAGGTGGAGTTTTTGGAATTGCCGTATTAGTACTTTGTATTGTTTTTGGAGTATTGCGCCATAACAATTATGGTATAGCTTCAGGAATTATTTATGGAATATCAATGATCTTGCTATATACAATGAGTAGTATTTATCATGGGCTTTCCCCAAATACTAAGAGTAAAAAAGTGTTTCAAATTATGGATCACTGTTCAATTTTTGTATTGATTGCTGGTACTTATACACCTATTGTGTTGTGTTCGATAAGACCAGTAGATTCATTTTGGGCTTGGATGATCTTTGCTGTTGTTTGGGGCTGTACGGTTCTAGGAATCATTTTAAATGCAATTGATATTGAAAGTAATGAAAAGTTTTCAATGATTTGTTATTTAGCGATGGGCTGGTGTATTATCTTTAAATTCAATCTATTGCCGGAAGCTATTGGATATAATGGAATTTGGTTACTTGTGGCTGGTGGTGTAGCTTATACGATTGGTACCGTTTTTTATGGTTTGCAAAATAAGTATCGCTATATGCATAGTATTTGGCATTTATGGATCTTATTAGGAAGTGTGTTACATTTCTTATGTATAATTTTATATGTTATTTAAAAGGTATCATTTTAAAAATGATGCTTTTTTTACGATAATATAGAGAAAATGGGGCTAAAGAGTATCATAATAGTGTGGTATTAATAATTCAATGAGGAGATGATAGGTATAAATCTATTTTATCCATCAATTATTAAGTTTGCTCGTTTTAAAATGCAACCAAAAAGTAATGATATTTTTACTATTCTCGAAAATGTCCACTAAGTAGTTGATATTCCTTATCAAGATGACAGGAATCATAATCATTTACTAGATATTTATTATCCTTAATCCACGACTAAGCCATTGTCTA encodes:
- the trhA gene encoding PAQR family membrane homeostasis protein TrhA is translated as MKRTKLDDRVLPEYTRGEEIFNMVTHIVGGVFGIAVLVLCIVFGVLRHNNYGIASGIIYGISMILLYTMSSIYHGLSPNTKSKKVFQIMDHCSIFVLIAGTYTPIVLCSIRPVDSFWAWMIFAVVWGCTVLGIILNAIDIESNEKFSMICYLAMGWCIIFKFNLLPEAIGYNGIWLLVAGGVAYTIGTVFYGLQNKYRYMHSIWHLWILLGSVLHFLCIILYVI